In the Glycine max cultivar Williams 82 chromosome 19, Glycine_max_v4.0, whole genome shotgun sequence genome, CCACCGAATGAACTTAGAAATAGGATTAAGGACCTTtccaaaaaatcataaatagaaATTTCATCGAACTATGTACTTATTCTATCTGTATTTACCATTTCTTATGAGTTATGAGCCATATGCTAATGTGATTTTCCCATCATCAATTGCAGTGTTAGTGTGTTTGGCGTCTCAGCAGAATCAATGCAGTGTTCCTATGATTCAAAAGGAAACAGTGTCCCCACTATTCTACTGCTAATGCAAGAGCGATTATACTCACAAGGTGGCCTAAAGGTAGGCACCAATATTATGATATGCTTTGTCATTTGAGCCATTGACTACGCCCTTGCGAGATTGGGTCATTGACTTTCATTTTTGTTGTCTCTTCTCAATGAATTTTCAGGCTGAAGGTATATTTCGCATTAATCCAGAAAACAGTCAAGAGGAGAATTTGAGGGAGCAGTTGAATAAGGGAATTGTGCCAGATGACATTGCTTAGCAGGCTTAATTAAAGCATGGTTCAGGGAACTTCCTTCAGGACTGCTAGACGGACTTTCCCATGAGCAAGTTCTTGAGTGCAACACAGAAGATGAATCTGTTCAGCTTGTGAAGCAGCTAAAGCCAACTGAATCAGCCTTGCTCAACTGGGCTATTGATCTCATGGCTGATATTGTAGCAGAAGAGGATTATAACAAAATGGATGCAAGAAACATTGCTGTGGTTTTTGCTCCAAATATGACTCAAGTATGTTTCCATACACACCTTTTCGGTTTAAactcttgatttttataattaattattcatgttACATACTTAAACTTAATGAACTCGTATTTTAATTATACATGTTACATCTGTAATATTATATTGTTACCTTTAGCATGTATACATATGTTGATAACCATGCAAACTGGAAATCTAGTATTCCTAATTCACATATTTTACTTTTCTCTTGAAACAGATGTCTGATCCACCAACTGCTCTGATGCATGCAGTCCAAGTGATGAATTTACTAAAGACCCTAATACTGAAGACACTTAGAGAACGTGAAGAAACAGCTGCAGCAGGATATTCACCCATGTCATCTCTTTCATCCGATTGCCAATCTGAGGATGACTATAGTCAGCAAGAAATGGATACCAGTGGCGAATTGAGAGAGACCAAgttagatgatgatgatgatgttaactAAGTCATGCCAGTGAAGAGGAAGGGAAGGCCGATGCATCAGTAAACGAGATAGTGGAATGCTTCTTGAAACGTTTGGATGAGAAAACAAAACGATTCTCAGAGGAACCTGCATGGGTATTTGCAGGAGAAGTTAGAGAGCCCCAAGAGTTGCTCTGGCTACAACTTGGAATCTGCTTTATCATTTACTGATATCAAAACTGTGGATTCGTGCTCGAGTCCCTCTTATGAAGATGACTCAAGAACAACTTTGACTACCGAGGAATCAAATGCTGACACAAGTACCAGCACCGATGATGTGGAGATGATTGATAAATTTACAGATTCTGTTTCACTAGTTCCACTGTTTGCATCTAGTTAAGAACTGAGTGTATTTTAACTTCTAAGCAGTGTTTAAGTACCTTGTTTTAGATTTTGTCACTACAAGCAGGGTTGCTtgtgtaaattaattagttacaCGGTGTAGGAAGTGTTTGTTTGTTGTAGATTGTGGCCAGTGGTTAAGTTCAGTTTAGGGCTGAATTTGACCTGATTCTGTATGTCCCAGTACTAGATGGGGATGGGTATTTAAGGAGTAGCTTAGCGTATTTTCTAATTTCACATAGGTGGAAGTTGTATGCATTGATGAATTCTTAGGGGATAGGGAGATTGGTTTGATGAAATGGGGCTTGCTTTGTTCGTATCTGTGCATGACCAAAAATTTGGTGAATTGTATTCAGATTACATTACTGGTAGATAAATGTTGAATTCCTTTCACAATAGTAACATGATTAGAATCCTATATATTTTCACCCTCTATTCTTGGGTGGGAAACAGCATAAGCATCGAATATGGAAACACACAAAagcaaatcaaaagaaaataatataactgTTGTGGTTCAATTCTTTTTACCTATACTCACGGAAATGCATCAATAAATATATCTTAGTTTAATTACTcagttgtttttatattttcacaatttttattctttaattcttACACTTAGAAGCAATTCGTTTTAATctctacatttaatttttttaatccactCCAAGTTGTGTATCACCCTATAAACTAAGTATTGTTAATAATAGTCCCACATCGGGTAATTCATAAACATGATAAGTGCTTATATAGTTGAGTAGACCACCCCCTTATGAACTGGTTTTTAAGAGGACATTTCGGATGCTTTGCtgcactataaaatttaatatggtaTGACGAGCCCTGGCTCGAAAACTATAAATACTCGACTCTTTCACAAAAGTCCTCTTATTAAGTGATGGGTTGTAGCTTCTTCCCATAATAAATAAGTGTCAATTTATTACTTCTCACAATTTCAACACCCTTGAAATATCTATCTTCTTCATTCAAAGATCAATGTAAACTTTCTATGAGTCAAATATTAAATTCCATCAATTTACAATACACTGGAAATTTAAGTTGACTTTTCCAACAATTCTTTTAATCGAAAATGGGAAGAGCCTCCCCGGTAAGAAACATTAGAGCAACTCCAATAGAGTTGCTTATCTTTGTTCTTAACTTACGAATACTATTGGAACAAATAAGATAGAGTTCATATAGAAGAATTATTGCTTATATACGCCACTACAAACAAACTTGCTTAACCATTAAAAAACAAACTGTAATTGATAAAAAGGATATTTCTATGTGAGAACTCAAGTTGGATTCCACCATTGgagtaaaaattaatgaatatccTTATATTGGAGATCTCTTACAGACACAATTCTTGAACTTACTTTCaccaatgttttcttttttacaaaactaatgcacaattttataaatatattttgtgttgTTCTTGTATCAGAATTAGAGTTTCAGTTTAGTAATTCgcataataaaatttacatgaGAATTACAAACTCTCTGATTTGAGAATAGTACTAAAAGTACCTATAAACTTGCATTCAAGTTTTTCTTAATTCAAAATGCTACTATTTGGTATTGTGTGAAGTTTGAATATCCCGTCATACCAGGTGATAATATAAGGTTAAACTGTAGTTGTACAGCAAATGATTTTCAATTATTCTGAAGATGACTTGTTATATTGCAATTATTATTCACTAACCCAATTCATGAAGGTCCACCAACTTGaccaaataaaatacattttcttaACGCTAACACAATAATACTATTTGATAACGTGTGAAATTTGAATGCTCCATCATACCTGGTACTAATATAATAGTTAATTAAGTTGGACCGtaattgattttcaattattCTAAAGATCACATGATATCTTGCAATTATTATCAACTAAAAACTTCAGAAATTCATCAAGATAGGAGAAGTTTCAGTAGTGGGCCTAAACTAAACCCAAAACCTTCTTGCCCATTAAGCCTGCTGCACCCCCCTGTGCCGTGCTTCCCCAGATAGAAGTCACAGACAATCCAGAGTATTTCACAGTACTCAATTTTCCCGAATCTCCTTAAGGACCTTAACCGTGATATGTGATCAACTGAAATTCAAAGATAACTAAATCAAACAATTCTGTAACAAAATTACTACAAGAGTATATGTTACATAATTAAAGCAATAATATTTAAAAGGCAATTGCTGAATAATGTAAAATGAAAGGATCATTACTTTACACAAGTATTAACCAACATATCAAATATTTGACAAGTTGTTCAGGTAAGAAGTTATTAGAATGATGTTGCAGTCTATGTATGTTCCACGATGAATTGGGGAACGATTACAGAAAAGACACATGAACCTTATTGTGGTATGAACAAATTAGTTTAGGCATACATACACTTGAAAGCTTTTATCTTTATGATAGTATGAATACTCATGAAGCCAGAGAACAGTGATTCAGAAATAAAGAACTTCCAACAAACATAATCAAGATGCCAAACAAGCTTCCCAGAAAAGCCTGTTCTTTTCCATCTCATCCACCAATTCTTGGCCTGAATCATCAGACACACAGGACTTCTGGTGTTgcatatcatcatcatcacaatATGAAGTTCCATGATGAATAACATCATCTTTCTTCTCATcttcaacatcatcatcaatatTCCAAGACTCATCATATCCATTGAGTTCAGAAGCATTACAAATCTCAGAACTATCATAGATGCAAGATTGAGCATCATCATCTGCATGTTCACCCTTAGTGTAGGGGTTCCAATCGGCTTCAGAGTCACCACTGGCCTCAATAAgcaagtaagaagaagagacatCAAAAGGGCTATTCTTCATCATGTCCATCGATCTTGTAGCAACCAAGAGGGGAATGTTTTGCGTTTGATATCTTCAAATTCTGAAACTGTTGAACCCAACACAATACAAGGGCATCTCCAAGCCACTCAAATAATAGTGAAATCGAAAGGAAAAAACTTGGGGGCGTCTTGTTTGATACTTTTTGTGACACTGACGGGGCAATCTTTCTATAAGACCTGGCCTCTACCATATGGAAGGAACTAGTCAATAGTCATTACTAAAGGAGAAGGATTTGCCTCAAATTTGTCATGGTCTTCTAGAGGGATAGCAACTAGTTAGTCCAATAGCAATAGGGACATGTTCCAACACTCTTCTAGAAGAAATCGAACACAATGAAAGAAACATTACATGGGAACTATCTTCATAGCCAcgttttttcttatttgatttttaattttagtacaTGAGATCTTAAACCCTCCAGGATATAGCCTTTGACTATATCAGCCTCTAGGTGTCAAAATTCATGGCTCTCTAGTCAAGTTGGATCTATGTATACGACCTTCTTATaaaattgttgaattttatttctaggagttgaaattttctttttcggCTGTGCCTGATTTTCATGTTGGGTTTGTTTTCTAATTAcctcaaaagttatggccgggagtgtttttccttttttatttagttgtatCAATACGGGTTGTTAGGTTATTATGTTCTAATATCATGTTGGAATTTTTGTACAAGTCCAATATGAGAGTTGAATGGGTTTGGATCTGTATCAAAAATGGGAAGTGTTTGTTTAAAAGATTATAGTGTTAATAACTTAATCATAGAAAATTAGACATTGTTAGTTGAAGTTTAAAAACAAAGCTATTATTAAGGCAAAAATTAAGTACTAAGTTGTTTGTGACATTCTCCAACCTACCTTAGGTTGGTATGTAGGCTTATTTTGTTGTCATGATCTGAAGAATTCCGTGGTTGATAATGTATAGAACACGTCGCTGTGGGCTGCATGAAACTTAAGGCAGCCAGGTTAGAAAACTCTGATCTTTGGTAACTTTTGACCTCTGTTACGCTTTCCAATTGCACCAAAAGGAAAAACTTCAATATAAGGATCTAATCTGCCGCGGGAAAAGGAGAACGGGTTGGTAGTAGATCATGCCAAATTAAACATCATAAAAAGATAGAAGAAGATACACTGTTTTTTTTGTCGGcgaaaacagaaaatatattatcaaaggtttaaaaaaaacaatcataaaGCTACCCTGTGATTCACGGTAAAAAATTGAACTTGACCTAAGAACtgttaaaactaattaatgaaGTAGCCAATTGAAAGGAAATTATCACCATTGAGTTGTTCTACATTTGTGAATTAATAAGTTTCGGTGTTCCGGTTGTCATGCTTGCATCAGATTCTACTTTCAGATTCTTCGGGATGCGAAGAAATGAAATATTGTacgtaaaaaatgaaaagtgtgaatttttttttgaatgtatcattttaattagcttttttttttgttttcttttggtataaaataaaaattgaatgtgTAATATCCAAACTTTTTATCCACCCACACCCTATGCAAAGGTTTTTCCTTTtgcctttcaaaatattatgCAGACAGCATatgtttagaaaataaaaaatgaccgTAAAACATCAAGTAGGCAACGTGGGTGTGGTCATTGAATCGAGTTaggaagaaattaattaattaaacaaaatgggACCATGGTTGGTGGGTGGCCACcggaaaagaaaagatatggaAAGTTATGATAATCGGCAAGCTTGACTTTTGTGGAAGGCACTAGGCAGCCAGCATACATCTATGAAGCGAGTGGACAATTGTCAATGTCATCAGCAAAACCTAAGATGCCTTAATTCCCTTAAACAAGTTTATGGTGTTCATGATTTAAGCTTGCATAGGATGATTAAAACAGAATGCACATCCTTATAATTAAGAGTAAATTATACTCATTTTATGGAGAGgtgtttaaattatatagtgtatttttctttaacttaaaaaccctatattttcttatatatatacaaactATAAAGAGGTGAAATGTACTACATtttaaaatgtgtttgatttagtcatttctCACTTTGATTGCCAACCCATGTTTCTATGGTCATTGGTGTACAAAATGAGTATTCAAATGCATTCTTAGTCTATCTTTTGTTTAGAATACAATGACGAATtggcaaaaatgaaaattaaacctaattatatatatatatatatatatatatatatatattattcaaacCTTCCAACACTAAATTGACCTTAATGAGTTACCCTTACCCTTAgtctatttaaatatatttgaattgttAACAACATTAGATaattataaacaattattttatgagTATTTTCTTTCTACAGCTTTTAATACCacttataactaattttaaataaattaatgttcaATAATATtcttagaagataaaaaatattcatttaaaagaaaattaacaatGTCAAGTTATATTATAGAGTATTTAAtagctaattaaaaatatttaagagttCAGTGATCAaacgtaaaataattttacattattattcaaTCACATGTTATTATTAGTATGACTATTAAAATAGATATTGTAAAAGTCtacaaacttattatatataataatatgtgATTGAATGACAGTGCTAAACTATATTACATTATTGGTGCATaatctttttttactaaatatttaataaatatatcattataattaaataaaaacttaagtttaaagtataaatattataaatatttaaaaatatcaaaattttatttaactatattatttactcatttttataataaaaattaaaatataattgatatttatttattttataaaataataaattaaaacaaattaagactTTAAATTGGAAATtcggtaaaaagaaaaaaagtgaaaaaaatattattttaagatgaGTTggattaactttaaaaaataataagttggatgtacacttaattaattaagatttaataatttaattgatcggtttaaacaaaatatatatatattgtttaaaccGATCAAttaaacaaaagcaaaaaaacaaacaacacgTGGTATCAAAAACTGCTGATCCACTAACAGATCCCTAAGAGGAGGAACatacatacaaaataaaaaacgagGCAAAGTGAGAGGATCCTCCTGGTTAGAAAGTCAATCAGTACAAACATTAACTTTGTGGATGATAAAAAAccttattgaaaggaaaaagtTTTACTAAAGATTACCAGCTAGATTTTCTGATCAAGATTACTAACAAAatcgataaatattttatatcaataataggattaaaaaaaagtacaaccATTAATCTCATGGAAGATATGAGTAACGGACTCTAAGCAATTGCGGcccaaaaaggagaagagataTGCAATGACAACTGAAGAGGCATGGGAAGGAGCCATAGTTTGACCGTAAAGAATCTGATTCACTGATGACCTTTCCAAAGCCTAAACTGCAAACATGCACCAAACCTTACTGATTTGCACAACATCCATAGGAGGACGAAACCATTGAATCACTAGTCTAGCCAAatacatttagtttaaatacTAAGTATCTAGTTCAAGTAAATTACGCAAAAGCACTTTCTAAACTGCCCCTTAATACATAATGGCAATGCCATGACCTCAATACTGCCTTTCTTTTTATACAATGGCATGGCGACAATAAAAATCTCACCTAAATCTTTCATATATCCAAGCTTCACTGTTACTTCAATGTTGCATCTGTTAACACAGCTAATCCTAACCAAAAGCCACCGTCCACTTTTCTCACTGCTCATTATCATCGGAAATAAAGCAGATTATCTCGCATGCTCAGTGAAATACTAGTATTCTTGATTAtcaaattgttataaaaagTACACATTTTATTTTACGTGCCAGTGTTCCGTTTTATTGGAATGTATTCCTACATGTAAAGGGAGTTCAAATAGATATTGGTTGGGTTTGAAAGGTTTTAAATCAATTGATAAGTTCAATTCCAATATCACCACTTGGAGAATAGATCAATGTTGCTAACAATTCATTAATACACTTAGCGAAGTGACTGGGGTAAACAAATTCCTCACTAAATGTACAATTGTACACaggaaaataaagttaaatcaaGAGATTTTGTGAgggaaaaatcaataaattaataatcaatgtCTAAATGAACTTTCATGTTACAGAAAATTACAAATTGTATTAACATCAGATGGGTCATGAATTACAATGTGAATTGTACAAAATTCCATTGTTCAGCTTCATCAGTAAGGTTTACCCTGTTTGTTATCCCTCTTAAGCTGGACCTTTAATTTCTTTCCTCCTAATTGGCATCCATTCATCATACTGATGGCAGATTGAGCAGCCTCTGGGGTATCATAACTTACAAACCCTGCAACAAATTCGAGCTCATCAAACACAAGCTCCAAACAAAACCCATCAAATTCATTAATAAATGGAGCATAAGCTTACCAAAACATTTGCTAACACCAGTTGCTTTATCAACAAAAACTTTAGCACTCAAAACTCTACCAAATGGTTGAAAAGCAGTAGCAAGCTCTTGATCTCCAAATTCTTGAGGTATGTGATAAATAAATAGGTTCGCACCAGGTGGTCCTAAGTTGGAAGATAAAAAAGTAGAAATAGAATTACCAAAGTAACATTTCTTGTTGTAAGGTAAGAGTGATGGTAAAACATAAATATACATGTACCAAAGATCAATGAACACAATCGTTTATAGTCAAGCACATATAAGATATAGATAACAACCTTCAACCTGACCCCCAGAATTTTTGCTGGCACCTGAAGATGCAGCAGAGCTGTTATTTCCACCAGCAGGTGAAACTGAACCAGGAGAAGTATTCATGGGCCTTGGACTAATCATTCCTGTAGGATATGCCATAGGATGTTGTAGACCTGGCACAGCAGGATAAGAGCTAACATAACTTGCAGGAGGCACATGATAATTTCTAGGGTTCATGTTGGGGCCAAGATCAGGCCGTAATGCATTTACTTGATTCATGTGAGGCATCACATTATGGTAACCATGTTGACTCTGCATTGGTGGCATGCGGTATGGCATGAGGCCATAACCTCCCGGAGCCTATCAAGAGAAAATGATTAGCATCACACATATCTTATCAAGAACTTATGCATGGAAACTAACATTAATACACAAATGCAATGGTTTCTGATTGGAAGGCATAACTATGCAGAAGAAAGACTGCAaggattaagagaaaaaatgctaaaaaataGTCCTGTTAGAACTAACCTGATAAGCATATCCATTATACGGAGGAACATAACTCATAGGCAAGGCTCCAAACATTGACAGGTGCTGAGAATCAGTATGTGGTACATTAGAAGCTTGGGACTGTGCTTTCTGAGCTCTACGAGCTTGCCTTTCCTTTTCAGTATCAGCCCATTTGACAACTAAGGGAACACTCGAATCCTATGGAAGACAACAAATATCATATTGCAAATATCTGAATTAATATACTTGTCGAGTTAGCAATATCAGTGACTTTCTCTCATGTATGAGTGGAGAACATATCAAGTAAACAAAATCCAATGACTTTAGCGCTATGCAAACACAATACAAAAGTGTGTAGATGAAGCTTCATATTTGATAGGTAATCTCACTGGAAGATTAGTTGCCAAGAGGAAATGTGATTTTTTAGTAAATCCTAATCCAATTAGTTGTGAACAAATGAGGTGCTAGTTTAACTCCAGTATGCCACCTCTTTGCAAGTTTACGagctttaattcaaatattttatatatttcgtATATATTGTCATTATATATGTTGACGGAAACCATGCATAAGGGATTGTGCATTTGAAAGAATCCCAATCTTGAGATTTATTCAGCTTGGGCACATTTTATTGCAAGCATGTAATGAGCATCACAAGCAATAGCTTGAGTTTCCCTTTCCAAGCTTGGATCCAGTTCGAGCCTGCCATATAAATAATGAGTCAAGCCTGAGCCTGAGACATCATCTTATACAAAC is a window encoding:
- the LOC100776362 gene encoding RNA-binding protein BRN1, with the protein product MAEESKSSSEESVKLFVGQVPKHMTEPELLAMFKEFALVDEVNIIKDKATRASRGCCFLICPSREEADKAVNACHNKKTLPGASSPLQVKYADGELERLEHKLFIGMLPKNVSEVEISALFSKYGTIKDLQILRGSQQTSKGCAFLKYETKEQALAALEAINGKHKMEDSSVPLVVKWADTEKERQARRAQKAQSQASNVPHTDSQHLSMFGALPMSYVPPYNGYAYQAPGGYGLMPYRMPPMQSQHGYHNVMPHMNQVNALRPDLGPNMNPRNYHVPPASYVSSYPAVPGLQHPMAYPTGMISPRPMNTSPGSVSPAGGNNSSAASSGASKNSGGQVEGPPGANLFIYHIPQEFGDQELATAFQPFGRVLSAKVFVDKATGVSKCFGFVSYDTPEAAQSAISMMNGCQLGGKKLKVQLKRDNKQGKPY
- the LOC102659645 gene encoding uncharacterized protein: MDMMKNSPFDVSSSYLLIEASGDSEADWNPYTKGEHADDDAQSCIYDSSEICNASELNGYDESWNIDDDVEDEKKDDVIHHGTSYCDDDDMQHQKSCVSDDSGQELVDEMEKNRLFWEACLAS